TCGCCTGCGCAACCACGAGAACATCGTCGCGATCTACGACGCCGTCACCGACGACGACCGCCCCTGGATCGTCATGGAGCTGGTCCAGGGCCGTTCCCTGGCCGAACACGTCGCGGCGCACGGTCCACTGTCGACGGACATGGCCGCGAAGCTCGCCACGGCGCTGCTGAGCGCGGTCGGCGCGGCGCACCAGGAAGGCCTCGTGCACCGCGACATCAAGCCGGCCAACGTGATGATCACCGACACCGGCAGGGTGGTGCTCACCGACTTCGGGACGGCGGTCCACCAGTCCGACACCGCGTTGACCGCGACCGGGATGTTCATCGGGTCGCTGGAGTACATCGCGCCCGAGCGGTTGCGCACCGACGGGCTGCCCGCCAGCGACCTGTTCTCCGTCGGCGTGGCCCTCTACCAGGCCGTCGAGGGCGTCTCGCCGTTCCGCCGCGACTCCCCCGAAGCCACGCTGGCCGCGCTCCTGCTGGGCGAGGTTCCCGAACCGAGCCGAGCCGGTGCGCTGACGCAGCTCATCACCCGGTTGCTGGACAAGGACCCGGACACGCGGCCGACCGTCCCCGAGGCGATGGCCATGATCGGCGACACCGACGACACCAAGATCCTCACCACGCCGAGCCCGAAGCAGAGCCCGGAGCCGGAACCGGGACCGAGCCCGGGGTCGTGGCGGAAGCGGCTGCCCACCGCCGCCTCCGGGATGCTGATGGCGCTCGTCGCCGCCCTCGGCGTCGTGGGTCTCTGGTACTACGGTCGCAGCTACGGCGATGACGGCTGGCGGTTCTTCACGCTGGATCCGGCCGGCTACCGCGGCAGCTTCGTCACGACCGCGTTCCAGCTCGTCGTCGTGCTCGTCGGGGGCGTGGTGTGCGCCGATCTCACGCGGTTCCTGCCGATCCCGGTCCGCCTCGCCGGGCTGCTCGTCGGCGGCGCGGCCACCGTCTACGCCTTCCACGGCGTCGCCTACATCGTGTGGTCCACCGACGGGTACGGATCGGCCGCGACGGAGACCGCGGTGCTGTCGGTCAGCGGGATCGTGCTCGCCGCCGCGGTCCTGGCCTGGGCCGCGAGGAGGGTGTCGCGGCCCAGGCCCTGACGCCTCAGTCGGTGCCCGCCTCCATGGCGGCGTTGTCCAGCAGCAGCTCGTCCTCAGGGGCCTCACCGCGGGAGGCGATCGCCTCGGCGCCGCCCTTCGGCATCGCGCCGATGAGCCCGGTGGAGGCCGCCTGCGCCGCGCCGATCAGCGTCGGGTGCTTGCTGCCCACCATGCCCAGGACCGCGTACTGCTCCAGCTTGGCGCGCGAGTCGGCGATGTCGAGGTTGCGCATGGTCAGCTGGCCGATGCGGTCGACCGGGCCGAACGCGGAGTCCTCGGTGCGCTCCATCGACAGCTTGTCCGGGTGGTAGCTGAACGCGGGCCCGGAGGTGTCGAGGATCGAGTAGTCCTCGCCGCGCCGCAGCCGCAGCGTCACCTCGCCGGTGACCGCGGTGCCGACCCAGCGCTGCAGCGACTCGCGCAGCATCAGGGCCTGCGGGTCCAGCCAGCGGCCCTCGTACATCAGCCTGCCCAGCTTGCGGCCCTCGTTGTGGTAGCTGGCCAGGGTGTCCTCGTTGTGGATGGCGTTGACCAGCCGCTCGTAGGCGGCGTGCAGCAGCGCCATGCCGGGCGCCTCGTAGATGCCGCGGCTCTTGGCCTCGATGATCCGGTTCTCGATCTGGTCGGACATGCCCATGCCGTGCCTGCCGCCGATGGCGTTGGCCTCCATCACCAGGTCGACGGCGGTGGCGAAGGTCCTGCCGTTGATCGTGGTGGGCCTGCCCTGCTCGAAGCCGATGGTCACGTCCTCGGTGGCGATCTCCACGGCCGGGTCCCAGAACCGCACGCCCATGATCGGGTCGACGATCTCGATGCCGGTGTCCAGGTGCTCCAGGGTCTTGGCCTCGTGCGTGGCGCCCCAGATGTTGGCGTCGGTGGAGTAGGCCTTCTCGGTGCTGTCCCGGTACGGCAGGCCGTGCGCGACCAGCCACTCCGACATCTCGGTGCGCCCGCCCAGCTCGCTGACGAACGCCGCGTCCAGCCACGGCTTGTAGATCCGCAGCGAGGGGTTGGCCAGCAGGCCGTAGCGGTAGAACCGCTCGATGTCGTTGCCCTTGAAGGTGGAGCCGTCGCCCCAGATCTGCACGTCGTCGTCGAGCATCGCGCGGACCAGCAGGGTGCCGGTGACCGCGCGGCCCAGCGGCGTGGTGTTGAAGTACGTGCGCCCGCCGGTGCGGATGTGGAAGGCACCGCAGGCCAGCGCCGCCAGGCCCTCCTCGACCAGGGCCGCGCGGCAGTCGACCAGGCGGGCGATCTCCGCGCCGTAGGTCGTGGCGCGCCCGGGCACCGAGGCGATGTCGGGCTCGTCGTACTGGCCGATGTCAGCGGTGTAGGTGCAGGGCACCGCGCCCTTCTCGCGCATCCACGCGACAGCAACCGACGTGTCGAGGCCGCCGGAGAAGGCGATGCCGACACGTTCACCGACAGGCAGGGAGGTAAGCACCTTGGACACGAGTGAAGTATATGCACACCACCGCATGGTCATGCAACGCTCTACCCGGTGAGGTGAGGCACTCACCTCACCGGCGTCAGCCGCAGCCCACCACGAAGAGACCGACGCGAAGCGCTTCCGCGTCCGCACGCCGCGGCACCACCACGTCCGCCGTGCCCTCCCGCCGCCCCCGTTGCCGGAGCGCCCCCTCGACGACGAAGGCCGCGACGCCGGTCACCAGGGCGGCCAGCAGGCCGATCCCCATGTGCACCAAGGCTTTCCTCACCAGCGCACGCACGCTCATGCTCTCCTCCCCCGCAGGTTGAGCGGAAAGCATCACAGCCGCTGCTGAAATCCCCGTGAAATGCCCCCGCCGCACCCCAGAGGTGCTCACAGGCCCCGGGCATTGCCCGGACACAGCCGCACCTTGTTATAGTTGTACGCGAACAAGGGGTGATGAAATGACGATCTTCGCTCGCCGCGTCCTGCTGTCGGCACTGGCGCCCGTGCTCGCCCTGAGCGCGTTCGCCGTGCTCCAGCTCTCCCTCGCCCACCGCCTCCCCGAACGGCTCGCCACACACGCCGATCCGCAGGGGGAGGTCGACGGCTTCAGCTCGGTCCCGGCGTTCTTCTGGTCCGCGTTCGCGGTCGGCAGCGTGCTCGGCGCGCTCGGCGTCTTCGCGGTCATCGCCACGCGCCGGAGCCCGTCGACACAACGCGTCTTCACCGGCATCGCGGTCGGGGTGAGCACCAACTTCATCGCACTGCAGAGCATCTTCCTGCTGCGCCAGGTCGACGTCACCGACCCGTCCACAGTGGACTTCGCATGGTGGTCCTTCGTCATCCCCTTCGTCGCCGGGCTGCTCGGCGGAACAGCCGGGTACCTGCTCGCGGGCCGCACCGTCGCGCCGGCCGCCGAACCGTTGCCCAGTGACGCGCCGCGCATCCCGCTGGCCGCCGAGGAACGCGCGAGCTGGAGCCAGACCGTGGTGACCCGCATGCCGGTGGTCGTGAGCGTTCTCGTGCTCGCGCTGGGCATCTTCGTCACCTACGCCGTCGGATGGCCGGGCATTCTCGTCCTGCTGTCCGCACTGACGCTGATGTGCAGCGCTTCGGTGCGGGTGACCGTCGACAGCAACGGTCTGGCGGTGCGGCCCACGTTCCCGGGCTGGCCGAGGAAGCGGATCGGGCTCGATCGAATCGCTCACGCGTCGGTGCGCGAAACCGAACCCGTCAGGAAGTTCGGGGGTTGGGGGTACCGGTACTGGGGCCGGACGACCGCCGTGGTGCTGCGCGCGGGAGAGGCCATCTCGTTGGAGTTGACCGATGGGAGCGAGTTCCTGGTGACCGTCGACGACGCGGCGACGGGTTCGGCGTTGGTGAACTCCTTGGCCGAACGGGCTCGCGCTACCGGGTAGCCCGGGAGTCGACGACGACCAGACCGGAGACCAGACCGGACAAACCGGGGTGCGACCGTGGCCGCCACGCGCACACCAGAGCACCGAACAGCAGCAGCTGAGCGAGGCTCTCGGCGGCCGGGACGGTCCGGCCCATGCTGCTGAGCGCGACGTAGCCGAAGGTGCCGAACAGCAGCGCGACCACCATCCGCGCGCCCGGCGCGGAACCGTCAGCTCTGGTGCGGCGCAAGCGAACCGCGCGCTGGCCCACGGTCGCACCACCGGTGAGCGCGGGAACTGCCAGCAGCAAGACGGCGGGAATCCACGTGCCCAACACGGTGATCAACGGCTGGGCCCACGAAGCCTGGTTGAGCCAGACGCCGAAACCGAAGTGCGCCACCAGGTTCGCGGTAGTGGCGAGCGCTCCGCCCAGCACGGTGACCGACACCAGGTCCACGAGCATCCCCAGCAACCGCCGTCCGGTGGTGACCGGGCGCGGCTCCTCGGCCGCCAGCGTGGTTTTCGGGCCCCCCAGGAACCGCAACAGCGGCGCGAGCAACACGCCGAACGCCGTGCCCAGCGTGTTGGCGATGAGGTCGTCGACGTCGGCGATCCGGTACGGGCATTCGAAGATGAACCAGTTCCCGGTCAACTGCGTGAGCTCGATGAGCAGCGACACCCCGAAACCGGCGAGCACCACCCAGCCGACACCGCGCCGGAGGTAGTGCGTCAGGTAGGCGCCCAGCGGCACGAACAGCGCCACGTTGAACACCACCTGCTGGAACGCCGGGTTGACCAGCAACCCGCGCAACCCCGGTGCTTTCTGCTCCTTGGCGATGTCCGCGAGGAAGCGCAGCGGGTCCAGTTGCGGATGGGTCAGCTCCTGGTGCGCCGCGCACCACGCCGCGTCGATGCTGGGCAACGGCAGCATCGTGTAGGTGACCAGGGCCAGGCCGTAGACCAGGAACCCGAACGCGAGCAGTGTCGGCCGCCAGCCCAGTTCCCCGCGTCGTCGGTAGCTGCGGAAGACGAACGGGACGAGCAGCACGAAGGCCAGCAAGGTCCCGCCGAACACGGCGAGCACGGCCGGGATCACCTTGGCGGACAACACGTTCTCCGTTCGGATGCGGCGGGTTCCGCCGATTCTCCTTCCCGGGACCGGCCCCATCCGGCTCCAACGCGCCGGCTCACCCGACCGTGGGGGCGGCCCCGGCTGAGCCGCCCCCGCCGATCACCCGATCAGGCGGGCAGGGCGTAGACGCGCGCCCAGTCGACCTCGTAGACGGCCTACTGCATGTCCGCCGTGGACGTTGTCCAGCTGAATCGTCTGGTGCGTCGGCGGAGCGCATTGGACGCACTTGCAGACGCTGTCGGCACCCCCGAAGCGCCGTTCTCCTGGTAGTCGTACTCGCCGTCCTCCGGCCACCTGTTCGAGTCCGGCCACAGGATCAGCAGCGGGTGGCACTGCCTGCGTTGTTCGCACTCGTGGCCTGCGCCTCCCACAACGCGGGTGTTCTCGTCGGCCCCTTGAGGAAGGGGACTCCCCCAGCCGTAGCGGCCTGCCGCGGTGTCATCGGCTGCCGACGTGGCCGTCGTCGTGGCGACCAGCAGCAGCGTCGCGCCCCAGGTCGCGAGCATCGTTCGCCATCGCATCCGCATGAAGCCTCCCGCCGCAGCCCGAACGAGAACCGGACGCCGAGAGAGCGGCGGCGACGGCGACCTGACCGAGGCTGATGCCGCCGTCGTTGGCGGGCACCCTGCGGTGAACGAGGACACGAAACCCGTTGTGCTGCAAACGGTTGACGGTACGACGCAGGAGCAGCGCGTTCTGGAACACGCCTCCGGACAACGCCACCGTGGCCAGCCCGGTGCTCTCGCGCACGGTCGCACAGCAGGACACGATGGCATCGGCGACACCATTGTGGAACCGCGCGGCGATCACCGCGGGGTCGACGCCGGCGAGCCGATCCGAGACCAGCGCGCGAAGCAGGTCCTCACCGCGCACGACCAGGCCGTCGGTCCTCGCCGCATAACTGTCCACTGTGGACGTGTCGGCGCGCTGCTCCAGCTCGATGGCGGCCTGCCCCTCGTAGTTGACCGCGTCTCGCACGTCCAGCAGCGCGGCGGCCGCGTCGAACAGCCTGCCGGCGCTGGAGGTCAGCGGCGAGTTGATCCCGTTGCGGGCCATCGCGACCACCGTCGCCCACTGCTCGTGGTGCCTGCGGGCCACCGGGA
The window above is part of the Allokutzneria albata genome. Proteins encoded here:
- a CDS encoding serine/threonine-protein kinase, which translates into the protein MTAIGAGHVVGGRYKLVAELGSGGFGRVWRAHDETLGVEVAIKELRMPPGLSQAEQDERLARAVREARNAARLRNHENIVAIYDAVTDDDRPWIVMELVQGRSLAEHVAAHGPLSTDMAAKLATALLSAVGAAHQEGLVHRDIKPANVMITDTGRVVLTDFGTAVHQSDTALTATGMFIGSLEYIAPERLRTDGLPASDLFSVGVALYQAVEGVSPFRRDSPEATLAALLLGEVPEPSRAGALTQLITRLLDKDPDTRPTVPEAMAMIGDTDDTKILTTPSPKQSPEPEPGPSPGSWRKRLPTAASGMLMALVAALGVVGLWYYGRSYGDDGWRFFTLDPAGYRGSFVTTAFQLVVVLVGGVVCADLTRFLPIPVRLAGLLVGGAATVYAFHGVAYIVWSTDGYGSAATETAVLSVSGIVLAAAVLAWAARRVSRPRP
- the argG gene encoding argininosuccinate synthase, with amino-acid sequence MSKVLTSLPVGERVGIAFSGGLDTSVAVAWMREKGAVPCTYTADIGQYDEPDIASVPGRATTYGAEIARLVDCRAALVEEGLAALACGAFHIRTGGRTYFNTTPLGRAVTGTLLVRAMLDDDVQIWGDGSTFKGNDIERFYRYGLLANPSLRIYKPWLDAAFVSELGGRTEMSEWLVAHGLPYRDSTEKAYSTDANIWGATHEAKTLEHLDTGIEIVDPIMGVRFWDPAVEIATEDVTIGFEQGRPTTINGRTFATAVDLVMEANAIGGRHGMGMSDQIENRIIEAKSRGIYEAPGMALLHAAYERLVNAIHNEDTLASYHNEGRKLGRLMYEGRWLDPQALMLRESLQRWVGTAVTGEVTLRLRRGEDYSILDTSGPAFSYHPDKLSMERTEDSAFGPVDRIGQLTMRNLDIADSRAKLEQYAVLGMVGSKHPTLIGAAQAASTGLIGAMPKGGAEAIASRGEAPEDELLLDNAAMEAGTD
- a CDS encoding SdpI family protein: MTIFARRVLLSALAPVLALSAFAVLQLSLAHRLPERLATHADPQGEVDGFSSVPAFFWSAFAVGSVLGALGVFAVIATRRSPSTQRVFTGIAVGVSTNFIALQSIFLLRQVDVTDPSTVDFAWWSFVIPFVAGLLGGTAGYLLAGRTVAPAAEPLPSDAPRIPLAAEERASWSQTVVTRMPVVVSVLVLALGIFVTYAVGWPGILVLLSALTLMCSASVRVTVDSNGLAVRPTFPGWPRKRIGLDRIAHASVRETEPVRKFGGWGYRYWGRTTAVVLRAGEAISLELTDGSEFLVTVDDAATGSALVNSLAERARATG
- a CDS encoding VanZ family protein, which encodes MSAKVIPAVLAVFGGTLLAFVLLVPFVFRSYRRRGELGWRPTLLAFGFLVYGLALVTYTMLPLPSIDAAWCAAHQELTHPQLDPLRFLADIAKEQKAPGLRGLLVNPAFQQVVFNVALFVPLGAYLTHYLRRGVGWVVLAGFGVSLLIELTQLTGNWFIFECPYRIADVDDLIANTLGTAFGVLLAPLLRFLGGPKTTLAAEEPRPVTTGRRLLGMLVDLVSVTVLGGALATTANLVAHFGFGVWLNQASWAQPLITVLGTWIPAVLLLAVPALTGGATVGQRAVRLRRTRADGSAPGARMVVALLFGTFGYVALSSMGRTVPAAESLAQLLLFGALVCAWRPRSHPGLSGLVSGLVVVDSRATR